In the Candidatus Baltobacteraceae bacterium genome, one interval contains:
- a CDS encoding choice-of-anchor Q domain-containing protein codes for MSSCGGGGGALLHNALGAGGSGSGSTPANGKRNIGVTLVIPAAGASSSGIARRPKTISSSTQSVTVSVNGGTAQIFDVSGSACTSNNGVTTCTFTVGVSYGLDTFLILMYSGTNGSGTILDAAAETLNVTSSGPNSFSTTAGTAVFVTTNADSGAGSLRAAITSAASGVTTAVLFQGVTGTITLASPIAIAQNVAIIGPGASSLSISGGGATSLFTVSSGMNAVFYGLTLTQGVSTTQGGAIVSDGTLSIFSSTFSNNSAIVGGGAILAESGSLVVTGSTFTNNSVTKSTPGPVAEGGAIQSWVQATIDSSTFTGNSVTQNASNGSAYGGAIAEDRATTAGLTVTNSQFYSNSASAPQGYAAAGAIEDNSDTPSMTIMNDTFGKSGAGNSTSAEYEAGGGAIEYFGQNGGTLTDGGIGGNSFVANTATTPSGGYSLGGALFVDDTDDNVALTGPNTFTGNSATGGYSASGGAIDDVETAGYILIGAGSTFTGNVVKTTDSSDGGAFGGAISYNAFPCIYDTASIARGPAPASNQKGGGRAALALHHMVTQSTMRSSTIRRSAGTRRPMTFAQDSSISGTFASNTAGPSVTYGAAGGAIDIEAQNGYVPPFTISNATITSNSVTGTGLYGDGGGVDIFSGVVTIDNSTIGSQAAGNSAITRGGGVVVGFSGAAYSICATVYAGNLAVTNSTIAGNSLSGANNVGFGGGGLANGSSVLNVSGSTIAFNSVSSSSTGGGGIFAVGGTATATTTILNSTLFANTSNNFGGGMMNSYAGAGSTIAITNGTAYQNTATSAGGNIYNADGDGSNVISVQNSLAAGGTAPSGADIWNLDTFTSLGYNLVQQSSNYGSGTSNAPQLGDLIGQSPGLASSLAQNGGPTPTLADSAGSPGKGHIPFASGLCNGATGTNVDQRGFSRGSGGVCDVGAYEFSGASP; via the coding sequence TTGTCTTCGTGCGGTGGCGGCGGGGGAGCGTTGCTGCACAATGCTCTTGGCGCCGGGGGATCCGGCTCCGGATCTACGCCCGCGAACGGAAAACGGAACATCGGCGTAACGCTCGTGATCCCCGCTGCGGGCGCGTCCTCGTCCGGCATTGCGCGCAGACCAAAGACGATTTCGTCATCCACACAATCGGTGACCGTCTCGGTAAACGGCGGTACCGCGCAAATCTTTGACGTTTCGGGCAGCGCGTGCACGTCCAACAATGGAGTAACGACCTGTACGTTTACCGTCGGCGTATCGTATGGCCTGGATACGTTCCTGATCTTGATGTACAGCGGAACGAACGGCAGCGGAACTATCCTCGACGCCGCCGCTGAAACACTCAACGTTACGTCGAGTGGGCCCAACAGTTTCAGCACGACCGCCGGAACTGCAGTCTTCGTGACGACAAACGCCGACAGCGGAGCGGGATCGTTGCGTGCAGCAATTACAAGCGCGGCTTCCGGCGTTACGACGGCAGTGCTGTTTCAAGGCGTGACCGGAACGATCACGCTCGCATCGCCGATTGCGATCGCCCAGAATGTTGCGATCATCGGCCCGGGTGCATCGAGCCTTTCGATCAGCGGCGGCGGCGCGACCTCACTCTTCACCGTCAGTAGCGGCATGAACGCCGTCTTCTACGGTTTGACGCTTACGCAGGGCGTATCGACCACGCAAGGCGGCGCGATCGTCAGCGACGGAACTCTTTCAATCTTCAGCTCGACCTTTTCCAACAACTCGGCGATCGTCGGCGGCGGCGCAATTTTGGCGGAAAGCGGCAGCCTCGTCGTCACCGGCTCGACATTCACGAACAACAGCGTGACGAAGTCCACGCCGGGTCCTGTTGCCGAGGGCGGAGCAATCCAATCATGGGTCCAGGCGACGATCGACTCTTCGACCTTCACGGGTAACTCCGTCACGCAGAACGCTTCGAACGGATCCGCATACGGCGGCGCGATTGCCGAAGACCGCGCGACGACGGCCGGACTAACCGTCACGAATTCGCAGTTCTACTCGAACAGCGCGAGCGCCCCGCAAGGTTACGCTGCCGCCGGGGCGATTGAGGACAACTCCGACACGCCGTCGATGACCATTATGAACGATACATTCGGCAAGTCCGGAGCCGGAAATAGCACAAGCGCGGAATACGAAGCCGGCGGCGGCGCGATCGAATACTTCGGTCAAAATGGCGGCACGCTGACAGACGGTGGAATAGGCGGCAATTCATTCGTCGCCAATACCGCAACGACGCCGAGTGGGGGGTATTCTCTTGGTGGGGCGCTCTTCGTCGACGACACCGACGACAATGTTGCATTAACCGGTCCGAACACGTTCACCGGAAACAGCGCAACCGGCGGGTATAGCGCCTCTGGCGGCGCCATCGATGACGTCGAGACCGCCGGCTACATTTTGATCGGTGCCGGTAGCACATTCACCGGCAACGTCGTAAAAACGACCGACTCGAGCGACGGCGGCGCCTTTGGAGGAGCGATCTCCTACAACGCATTCCCATGCATCTATGACACGGCTTCGATTGCGCGTGGACCCGCGCCGGCCTCAAACCAAAAGGGCGGCGGACGCGCTGCTCTCGCGTTGCATCACATGGTTACGCAATCTACGATGCGTTCAAGCACGATACGGCGGTCCGCCGGAACCCGGCGGCCGATGACGTTCGCACAAGACTCGTCGATCAGCGGAACGTTCGCGTCGAACACGGCCGGCCCGAGCGTGACATACGGCGCAGCCGGTGGCGCCATCGACATCGAAGCGCAGAACGGCTACGTTCCACCATTCACAATTTCGAACGCAACGATTACATCGAACTCCGTGACGGGAACGGGCCTCTATGGTGACGGCGGCGGGGTCGATATCTTCAGCGGCGTCGTGACGATCGATAACAGCACGATTGGTTCGCAAGCTGCCGGAAACTCCGCGATTACGCGCGGCGGCGGAGTCGTCGTCGGATTCAGCGGCGCAGCCTACAGCATCTGCGCGACCGTGTATGCCGGAAACTTAGCCGTCACGAACAGCACGATAGCCGGCAACTCGCTGAGCGGCGCCAATAATGTCGGCTTCGGCGGCGGTGGCCTCGCGAACGGCTCGTCCGTTCTGAACGTCAGTGGGAGCACGATCGCATTCAATAGCGTCTCAAGCTCTAGTACCGGCGGCGGTGGAATCTTTGCCGTCGGCGGCACCGCGACGGCAACAACGACGATCCTGAACTCGACGCTATTTGCGAACACGTCGAACAACTTCGGCGGCGGCATGATGAACAGCTATGCCGGCGCTGGAAGCACGATCGCGATTACGAACGGGACCGCTTATCAAAACACCGCGACGAGCGCCGGCGGCAACATCTACAATGCCGACGGCGACGGAAGCAACGTGATTTCCGTGCAAAACTCGTTGGCTGCCGGCGGTACGGCACCGAGCGGCGCCGACATATGGAATCTCGATACGTTCACGTCGCTCGGTTACAATCTCGTTCAGCAAAGCTCGAATTACGGCAGCGGCACGAGCAACGCGCCGCAACTGGGAGATCTCATCGGCCAGAGTCCCGGCCTTGCGTCGAGCCTTGCCCAGAATGGCGGCCCAACACCGACGCTCGCGGATAGCGCCGGCAGCCCCGGAAAGGGACATATCCCATTTGCGAGCGGGCTATGTAACGGAGCCACGGGAACAAACGTCGATCAACGCGGTTTCAGCCGTGGTTCGGGTGGCGTTTGCGACGTCGGCGCTTACGAATTCAGCGGAGCTTCGCCTTAA
- a CDS encoding ATP-binding protein: MNRSVRFPNSRAYVGVARRTALEFARALGLPDEKLEDLGYALGEALANAVEHGFRERTYFQIRVWRSDHEDAIVIEVQDDGEGFDPSGLSDPDENAARGYGITIMRAMADRVSFERNGRLVRLWKNIDNETAMIDSAMRA; encoded by the coding sequence TTGAATCGTAGCGTTCGCTTTCCGAATTCGCGCGCGTACGTCGGGGTCGCACGACGAACGGCGCTTGAATTCGCCCGCGCGCTCGGCCTTCCGGATGAGAAGCTCGAGGATCTCGGTTATGCCTTGGGCGAGGCCTTGGCGAATGCCGTCGAGCACGGTTTTCGCGAACGAACGTATTTTCAAATTCGTGTGTGGCGCTCAGACCACGAAGACGCAATCGTGATCGAGGTTCAGGACGACGGTGAGGGCTTCGACCCGAGCGGTCTCAGCGATCCAGATGAAAATGCCGCCCGCGGTTACGGCATCACGATCATGCGAGCGATGGCCGATCGCGTGTCGTTCGAGCGTAATGGGCGGCTGGTTCGACTGTGGAAGAACATCGACAACGAGACGGCCATGATCGACAGCGCGATGCGGGCCTGA
- a CDS encoding cyclic nucleotide-binding domain-containing protein translates to MHPLDIFRHDDAHAESYAAGATLFNQGESADYMYVVVEGAIDIRIGETILETVTPGGMIGEMALIEQLPRSATAVAAKDSKVSAVDRKRFLFLVQNHPFFALQVMEVLANRLRRMDDTLTKVLPEPA, encoded by the coding sequence GTGCATCCCCTGGATATTTTCCGGCACGACGACGCTCACGCTGAATCGTACGCAGCCGGCGCGACCCTGTTTAATCAAGGCGAATCGGCCGACTACATGTACGTCGTCGTCGAGGGAGCAATCGACATCCGGATTGGTGAGACGATTCTCGAAACGGTTACACCGGGCGGGATGATCGGTGAGATGGCGTTGATCGAACAACTTCCGCGTTCGGCCACGGCGGTTGCAGCGAAAGATAGCAAAGTCAGCGCGGTCGACCGCAAGCGGTTCTTATTCCTCGTTCAAAACCATCCATTCTTTGCTTTGCAAGTAATGGAAGTGCTCGCGAACCGGTTGCGCCGTATGGATGACACGCTGACGAAAGTGCTCCCCGAGCCGGCCTAG
- a CDS encoding FAD-dependent oxidoreductase: MKAAVDAAIVGAGIVGTSIAQRLIERVPGWRIVLLEAEGSPGTGESRWATGGVRAQFATEANIMLSLISMRVFENFERAYGVDPHFRRNGYLFVTADEKRLAIMDEELRMQHALGVETVRLDPGAIHELCEPLATDDLLGGNYCATDGSIEPATLLHAYLESFRRQGGAMATEARVLSIERTGDVWTLKTPRVEYETPVIVLACGTRARAVAALAGLEIPVHAFARQVFVAERVAGVPEQMPLVVDIDTGWYMHAQRAELLLGGTDKDARPIPDGAAPGEADWDGLDAVSRAATHRMPILADAKIVRAYAGARTLTPDHHAILGPVASHPGLFLATGFSGHGIMHSPAVGILLAEWITEGEPRTWDARPLMLERFALQNLRGESAVF; this comes from the coding sequence GTGAAGGCGGCCGTCGATGCGGCGATCGTCGGCGCCGGTATCGTCGGCACGTCGATTGCGCAGCGCCTCATCGAGCGCGTTCCCGGTTGGCGAATCGTGCTGCTCGAAGCCGAGGGTTCTCCGGGTACTGGCGAATCGCGTTGGGCAACGGGCGGCGTACGCGCACAGTTCGCGACCGAGGCGAACATCATGCTGAGTTTGATCAGCATGCGGGTGTTCGAGAATTTCGAACGAGCCTACGGCGTCGATCCGCATTTCCGTCGAAACGGGTACTTGTTCGTAACGGCGGACGAAAAGCGGTTAGCGATCATGGACGAAGAGCTGCGGATGCAGCATGCGCTCGGCGTCGAGACCGTTCGCCTCGACCCGGGCGCGATACACGAGCTTTGCGAACCGCTTGCGACCGATGACTTGCTGGGCGGGAATTATTGCGCGACCGACGGCTCGATCGAGCCGGCAACGCTCTTGCACGCCTACCTCGAATCGTTTCGCCGGCAAGGCGGAGCGATGGCAACTGAAGCCCGCGTGCTTTCGATCGAGCGCACCGGCGACGTCTGGACGCTGAAGACTCCGCGCGTTGAGTATGAAACGCCGGTCATCGTTCTTGCCTGCGGGACGCGCGCGCGCGCAGTTGCTGCGCTGGCCGGTTTGGAGATTCCAGTGCACGCCTTCGCGAGGCAAGTGTTCGTTGCGGAGCGCGTCGCCGGCGTTCCCGAGCAGATGCCACTCGTCGTTGACATCGATACCGGATGGTACATGCACGCGCAGCGTGCGGAATTGTTGCTCGGTGGAACCGATAAAGATGCGCGTCCGATACCGGACGGAGCAGCACCGGGCGAAGCCGATTGGGATGGACTCGACGCCGTCTCTCGCGCCGCAACTCACCGGATGCCGATTCTTGCGGATGCCAAGATCGTCCGCGCCTACGCCGGAGCGCGCACGTTGACGCCGGATCATCACGCCATCCTCGGGCCGGTCGCATCGCATCCCGGGCTTTTTCTCGCTACAGGCTTTTCCGGACACGGCATCATGCACTCGCCGGCGGTGGGGATTCTGCTCGCTGAGTGGATAACCGAAGGCGAGCCCAGGACTTGGGACGCTCGCCCGCTGATGCTCGAGCGATTTGCCTTGCAGAACCTCCGAGGAGAGAGCGCAGTTTTCTAG
- a CDS encoding (2Fe-2S)-binding protein, whose product MSQHSITFTLNGKPQTLAIEANRLLLDMLRDDCKLTGTKEGCGIGVCGSCSVLIDDKLMSACLVLAATVDGSNIRTVEGLANGGELTKLQQAFVQHGGFQCGICTSGQIVAAKALLEENPHPSADDVRAWMMGNLCRCTGYYQIVEAVVAAARER is encoded by the coding sequence GTGAGCCAACACTCGATCACGTTCACGCTGAACGGAAAACCACAAACGCTCGCGATCGAAGCCAATCGTCTGTTGCTCGACATGCTGCGCGACGATTGCAAGTTAACCGGGACAAAAGAAGGATGCGGCATCGGTGTGTGCGGCAGTTGCAGCGTGCTCATCGACGACAAGCTGATGTCGGCGTGTCTCGTCTTGGCGGCGACTGTCGACGGCAGCAACATCCGTACGGTCGAAGGCCTCGCGAACGGCGGAGAGTTGACTAAGCTACAGCAAGCTTTCGTGCAGCACGGTGGATTTCAATGCGGAATCTGCACTTCGGGGCAAATCGTAGCTGCAAAAGCGTTGTTAGAAGAAAATCCACATCCCTCAGCTGACGACGTGCGCGCGTGGATGATGGGAAATCTGTGCCGCTGCACAGGTTACTATCAAATTGTCGAAGCGGTCGTTGCGGCCGCACGTGAGCGCTAG
- a CDS encoding xanthine dehydrogenase family protein subunit M gives MSARVATFEYLEPATLEEAFNALERGGEDAHLLAGGTALVLLMRLGLVLPEYVIGLRRIEGLREIGISKEGGLEIGALVTHAEIERSALVQRFFAPLAQTFGHVATVRIRNQATLGGNLVHADPASDPPPMLIAMDAEIVVARRGGVRTIAAGDFFRDVFDVALEPGEIVTAIRIPPPPRGMLGTYVKFLPASKDDFATVSVAATVRLDANGGCEDVRLALGSVATTPVRARRAEEALRGKAITRQTIDAAATIVAEEVDPLDDVRGSATYKREMARVWTRRALQQLVPA, from the coding sequence GTGAGCGCTAGAGTGGCGACCTTCGAGTATCTCGAGCCGGCGACGCTCGAGGAGGCCTTCAATGCTCTCGAGCGCGGAGGCGAAGATGCGCATCTGCTGGCAGGTGGGACCGCGCTCGTCTTATTGATGCGTTTGGGCCTCGTTCTTCCGGAGTACGTTATCGGCTTGCGCCGGATCGAAGGCTTGCGCGAGATCGGTATCTCTAAGGAAGGCGGCCTCGAGATCGGCGCGCTCGTCACCCACGCGGAGATCGAACGCTCGGCACTCGTTCAACGTTTCTTCGCGCCGTTGGCGCAGACGTTCGGACACGTCGCAACGGTTCGCATCCGCAATCAAGCCACTCTCGGCGGCAATCTCGTCCATGCCGATCCGGCCAGCGATCCGCCACCGATGCTAATCGCAATGGACGCCGAAATCGTCGTCGCGCGACGCGGCGGCGTTCGCACCATCGCGGCCGGGGATTTCTTTCGGGACGTCTTCGACGTTGCGCTCGAACCGGGCGAGATCGTCACCGCGATTCGGATTCCTCCGCCGCCCCGCGGGATGCTCGGCACTTACGTGAAGTTCTTGCCGGCTTCGAAAGACGATTTTGCGACGGTCTCGGTCGCCGCCACCGTCCGCCTCGACGCGAACGGTGGTTGTGAGGATGTTCGTTTGGCGCTTGGATCCGTTGCAACGACGCCGGTGCGCGCGCGGCGGGCTGAAGAAGCGCTACGCGGAAAGGCGATTACGCGCCAAACGATCGACGCAGCGGCTACGATCGTCGCAGAAGAAGTCGATCCGCTCGACGACGTCCGCGGTTCGGCAACCTACAAGCGGGAGATGGCGCGCGTGTGGACGCGCCGCGCGCTGCAACAGTTGGTGCCGGCATGA
- a CDS encoding xanthine dehydrogenase family protein molybdopterin-binding subunit, translating into MDAPRAATVGAGMSTVTPTRRAHPLIFDRNELRVDGREKVTGQAQYAADFELPGMLHAAFTTSPFAHARIVSIDVERARALAGVHAVLTGRDIGEHRYGRRFFDRPSICVDRALFIGDAVAAVAAETREIAESAAALVDVEYEELPVVLEPEDALAPNAPILHEKIEGYYFHGGKRAAVPHPNVQGHRVMLKGNVDEGFARADHIFEHSFTTPRYHGGYLEPRATVVWIDAQGIIHLIATNKAPFALREQFAICVGVPVDSVRIEPAYIGGDFGGKGLSVDEYPCYFLARATGRPIKYVRSYLEDMRASTVRHASHTTIRTGVTHDGYITAMDAKIVFNGGAYAAGKPAPTLLPGLDPKLPYDIPAGRLERTSVYTNTVPGGHMRAPGDVQFIFAVESHIDMIAHELRIDPLEIRMRNAVSGDGSDFEDVPYLEPSAREMLEKMRSASHWGEPLPLGRGRGIGFGVRHIGGGKAEVTLRALPSGDVEVITGAAEQGMGILTLLQRVVAAGLELGLERVNVLREAAMTQTPFDPGAGGSRQTHVTGNAALDAVRRLKERVAASGWPANEPVEVRGIFEAVHGHEAAPHGFCGFVAEVSVDVETGVVDVLDVVCVSDVGTILNPVAHRGQLAGGFVMGLGHALTEELRVSEGKIENPSLADYKLPTQMDIPPLRFINIENIAGPGPFGAKMAGEINTAAVAPAIANAIANACGARVTALPLTAERVLSALRL; encoded by the coding sequence GTGGACGCGCCGCGCGCTGCAACAGTTGGTGCCGGCATGAGCACCGTAACGCCGACGCGCCGCGCCCATCCGCTGATTTTCGATCGGAACGAGCTGCGAGTCGATGGGCGTGAGAAAGTGACCGGACAAGCGCAATACGCAGCCGATTTCGAGCTGCCGGGAATGCTTCACGCCGCATTTACGACGAGCCCGTTTGCGCACGCACGCATCGTTTCGATCGACGTTGAGCGCGCACGCGCGCTTGCGGGTGTCCATGCCGTTCTGACAGGTCGCGACATCGGCGAACATCGCTACGGCCGTCGCTTCTTCGACCGGCCGTCGATTTGCGTTGACCGCGCGCTCTTTATCGGTGATGCGGTCGCCGCAGTGGCGGCAGAAACCCGTGAGATCGCGGAGAGTGCAGCTGCACTCGTAGACGTCGAGTACGAAGAGCTTCCGGTCGTTCTCGAGCCGGAGGATGCACTCGCTCCGAATGCACCGATACTTCACGAGAAGATCGAGGGCTACTATTTCCACGGCGGCAAGCGCGCTGCGGTACCGCACCCGAACGTGCAAGGCCACCGCGTCATGCTCAAAGGTAATGTCGACGAGGGTTTTGCGCGCGCCGACCACATCTTCGAGCACTCATTTACGACGCCGCGGTATCATGGCGGGTATCTCGAGCCTCGCGCAACTGTTGTATGGATCGATGCTCAGGGTATCATTCATCTCATTGCGACCAATAAAGCGCCGTTTGCACTGCGCGAACAGTTTGCAATCTGCGTCGGCGTCCCGGTCGATTCGGTACGGATCGAGCCGGCTTACATCGGCGGTGATTTCGGCGGCAAAGGCCTTTCGGTCGACGAGTACCCGTGTTATTTCCTTGCCCGGGCGACGGGAAGGCCTATCAAATACGTCCGCTCGTACCTCGAAGATATGCGCGCGAGCACGGTGCGGCACGCATCCCATACGACGATACGAACCGGTGTAACGCACGACGGCTACATTACGGCGATGGATGCGAAGATCGTCTTCAACGGTGGCGCATATGCGGCCGGTAAGCCGGCGCCGACCCTGTTGCCCGGACTCGATCCGAAGCTCCCGTACGATATCCCGGCGGGACGCTTGGAACGCACGTCCGTTTATACCAACACGGTCCCGGGGGGGCACATGCGGGCACCGGGAGACGTGCAGTTCATCTTTGCAGTCGAATCGCATATCGACATGATCGCGCACGAGCTGCGGATCGATCCACTCGAGATTCGCATGCGGAACGCCGTAAGCGGGGACGGCTCGGACTTCGAGGACGTTCCGTATCTCGAACCGTCAGCGCGCGAGATGCTGGAGAAGATGCGTAGTGCCTCGCACTGGGGTGAACCGCTTCCACTGGGACGGGGTCGTGGAATTGGATTTGGCGTGCGCCACATCGGCGGCGGGAAAGCCGAAGTGACGTTACGCGCGCTTCCATCCGGTGATGTCGAGGTCATCACCGGCGCAGCCGAGCAAGGAATGGGAATCCTGACGCTCCTGCAACGTGTCGTTGCGGCAGGACTCGAACTCGGGCTCGAGCGCGTGAACGTTCTTCGAGAAGCCGCGATGACGCAAACGCCGTTCGATCCGGGTGCTGGTGGAAGCCGTCAAACGCATGTTACAGGGAACGCGGCACTCGATGCGGTGCGCCGGCTGAAAGAACGTGTTGCCGCGAGCGGTTGGCCGGCGAACGAGCCGGTTGAAGTGCGTGGTATCTTCGAGGCAGTGCACGGACACGAAGCCGCGCCGCACGGATTCTGCGGCTTCGTCGCCGAGGTGAGCGTTGATGTGGAGACCGGCGTGGTGGACGTTCTCGACGTCGTGTGCGTCTCGGATGTAGGAACGATCCTCAATCCGGTCGCGCATCGCGGGCAGCTGGCAGGCGGCTTTGTCATGGGCTTGGGTCACGCGCTTACTGAAGAGTTGCGCGTGAGCGAAGGTAAGATCGAAAATCCGTCCCTTGCCGACTACAAACTTCCGACCCAGATGGACATACCGCCGCTGCGTTTTATCAATATCGAGAATATCGCCGGCCCCGGTCCATTCGGCGCCAAGATGGCCGGAGAAATCAATACCGCAGCAGTCGCGCCTGCAATCGCAAACGCGATCGCGAACGCATGCGGCGCGCGCGTTACGGCGCTTCCGCTAACGGCAGAGCGTGTTTTGTCGGCGTTGCGTCTTTAG
- a CDS encoding glycoside hydrolase family 125 protein, translating into MHYAQHRVWFAYDYWQGTGDISIFAQDESDAFDRILAVMRIEQHHNSRSAYRHAALANGGRGSRVAYTGMVWTGFRPSDDPARYHFNIPVNMLAVVVLHDLAQIERDVYRDESRAQKAEQLAGEIQNGIEKYGRTVVADIGVMYAYEVDGLGHRSLMDDANVPSLLSIPYIGYLPASDPVYQNTRRFILSDRNPYYYAGKYASGIGSPHTPHGYVWPLALVMQALTSTDSSETERVLGYIVASELGDHRLHESFDPDAPQTFTRADFAWPNALYTELVAKTASL; encoded by the coding sequence ATCCACTATGCGCAACACCGGGTATGGTTCGCGTACGATTATTGGCAGGGCACAGGCGACATCTCAATCTTCGCGCAGGACGAAAGCGATGCGTTCGATCGTATTCTCGCCGTGATGCGCATCGAACAGCATCACAACTCACGCTCTGCGTACCGGCATGCGGCACTTGCCAATGGTGGTCGTGGCAGCCGCGTCGCGTACACCGGAATGGTGTGGACGGGGTTCCGGCCCTCCGACGATCCAGCGCGCTATCATTTCAACATCCCGGTCAACATGCTAGCCGTCGTCGTTTTGCATGATTTGGCGCAGATCGAGCGCGATGTGTATCGCGATGAGTCGCGCGCCCAAAAGGCAGAGCAGCTCGCCGGCGAGATTCAAAATGGAATAGAAAAGTACGGTCGCACGGTCGTCGCCGACATCGGCGTCATGTACGCCTACGAAGTCGACGGCCTCGGACATCGCAGCCTAATGGATGACGCCAACGTTCCGTCCTTGCTCTCGATTCCGTACATCGGCTATCTCCCCGCGTCGGATCCCGTCTATCAGAATACGCGCCGCTTCATTCTCTCGGACCGTAACCCGTACTACTACGCCGGTAAATACGCAAGTGGAATCGGCAGCCCGCATACGCCGCACGGTTACGTTTGGCCGCTCGCGCTCGTCATGCAAGCTCTGACCTCGACGGATTCAAGTGAGACCGAACGCGTGCTGGGGTACATCGTGGCTTCCGAACTCGGCGATCATCGTCTGCACGAGTCGTTCGATCCGGATGCGCCGCAAACGTTTACGCGCGCCGATTTCGCGTGGCCGAACGCACTCTACACGGAGCTGGTTGCGAAGACGGCATCTCTATGA
- a CDS encoding aspartate/glutamate racemase family protein: protein MIGRSREFRAGILMLDTRFPRIPGDVGNPVTWPFPVELETVGGIGVELAVREGDPLRFEQPFVDAAHRLEERGVSLITTSCGFLILLQDRLQSAVRMPVLTSSLLQVPWISAFLEPHAKIAILTFERSSLSPAHLWAAGINPSRVVIAGLEGTPFHATIALDLDVLDEDRARQDHVDVARRLVAQHPEIEAIVLECTNMPPYAAAIREATGLPVYDATTLINWAAAAFMHD, encoded by the coding sequence ATGATCGGGCGTTCGCGCGAATTTCGCGCCGGAATTCTGATGCTCGATACGCGCTTCCCGCGTATTCCCGGTGACGTTGGAAACCCGGTGACGTGGCCGTTTCCAGTCGAGCTTGAGACGGTCGGCGGGATCGGCGTCGAGCTGGCGGTGCGCGAAGGCGATCCCTTGCGCTTCGAGCAGCCGTTCGTCGATGCTGCGCACCGCCTCGAGGAGCGCGGCGTCAGCCTCATCACCACGAGTTGCGGCTTTCTGATTCTCTTGCAAGACCGGTTGCAATCGGCGGTGCGCATGCCCGTTTTGACGTCGAGCTTGCTGCAAGTGCCTTGGATCTCGGCGTTCCTCGAGCCGCACGCCAAGATCGCGATTCTAACGTTCGAGCGTTCTTCGCTCAGCCCGGCTCATTTATGGGCTGCCGGGATCAATCCGTCGCGCGTTGTGATCGCAGGCTTGGAGGGCACGCCGTTCCATGCGACGATCGCGCTGGATCTCGACGTGCTCGACGAAGATCGCGCGCGACAGGATCACGTAGACGTCGCTCGCCGTCTGGTCGCGCAGCATCCGGAGATCGAAGCCATCGTGCTCGAGTGCACAAACATGCCGCCCTATGCCGCGGCAATTCGCGAAGCTACCGGCTTGCCGGTCTACGATGCGACGACCCTGATCAATTGGGCGGCCGCGGCATTCATGCACGACTAG